From Aspergillus chevalieri M1 DNA, chromosome 4, nearly complete sequence, a single genomic window includes:
- a CDS encoding cyanamide hydratase (COG:S;~EggNog:ENOG410PPD0;~InterPro:IPR006674,IPR017771,IPR003607;~PFAM:PF01966) — protein MSTRAAQVEEYGWGAVPINPKWFAPTKAPTPQLVKDKPLPGTQVAKAALEYAKAELPAHTFNHSMRVFYYGLAIARQHFPAWKFSDETWLLTCLFHDIGTIDKYTRDVFMSFDIYGGVVALNVLKEQGAPSPQAESVAEAVMRHQDSVRVGTIHTVGLLIQLATQFDNVGAHKEYVHPDTVKDVTGHYPRRQWSKCFSSKLREEIGLKPWCHTTAEGESFPHDIEHNALMEPYDGLF, from the exons ATGTCCACCAGAGCAGCCCAAGTGGAAGAATACGGCTGGGGAGCTGTGCCCATCAACCCCAAGTGGTTCGCTCCTACCAAGGCTCCAACTCCCCAGCTCGTCAAAGACAAGCCTCTCCCTGGCACTCAGGTCGCCAAAGCAGCCCTGGAGTACGCCAAGGCAGAGCTCCCCGCGCATACCTTCAACCACAGCATGCGCGTTTTCTACTACG GCCTCGCTATCGCCAGACAACACTTCCCCGCCTGGAAATTCAGCGACGAAACCTGGCTTCTCACCTGTCTGTTCCACGACATTGGGACTATCGACAAGTACACCCGCGACGTGTTCATGTCCTTTGACATCTACGGTGGTGTCGTGGCCCTGAACGTCCTCAAGGAACAGGGTGCTCCGTCGCCGCAGGCTGAGAGCGTGGCGGAGGCAGTCATGCGGCATCAGGATTCGGTCCGTGTTGGGACGATTCATACGGTTGGGTTGTTGATTCAGTTGGCTACGCAGTTTG ATAACGTCGGTGCTCACAAAGAGTATGTCCATCCCGACACCGTCAAGGATGTTACTGGCCATTACCCGCGCCGCCAGTGGTCCAAGTGCTTCTCGAGCAAGTTGAGGGAGGAGATTGGGCTGAAGCCTTGGTGCCATACTACCGCTGAGGGTGAGAGCTTTCCGCATGATATCGAGCACAATGCTCTGATGGAGCCGTATGATGGATTGTTTTAA